The proteins below are encoded in one region of Castor canadensis chromosome 6, mCasCan1.hap1v2, whole genome shotgun sequence:
- the LOC109694865 gene encoding uncharacterized protein, whose amino-acid sequence MANATQAFSRKPPPLSWLDLGCPLRWDPAGPIRSTRLLLSLHWGWRRPRRAVRPRSARAKVPWAGITALLLGKGKLPKVLEVGGDEGHHNPAFPQGWRKACESDESGDGTRGPSDAEKGILAKKKIRAPGSLEAPGDGVWGGRWYVLSSLRFCKLQLSRMGTVPGWLSFPPTLEPWDDREGPGTWERSRAPLLSSGTSGMAPILDPKEASPNRVTVSCSLELQDPETWHCRPRTGKKPSKQASPYTHPQNDLQKEPQRWPADGAPPPAVGSLASGSGYQIRVYFGKNLRRPHPRIQTSRRRGASRDLKKKKTIFLGRLSFKSQRLKYARAPPL is encoded by the exons ATGGCGAATGCCACCCAGGCCTTCTCCAGAAAGCCACCTCCTCTCTCATGGTTGGATCTCGGGTGTCCCCTCCGCTGGGACCCCGCCGGGCCGATCCGCTCCACGCGCCTCCTGCTTTCCCTACATTGGGGATGGCGGCGACCCCGCCGCGCCGTGCGCCCTCGTTCCGCCAGAGCCAAAGTCCCCTGGGCTGGGATCACCGCCCTCCTATTGGGAAAAGGAAAGCTCCCCAAGGTCCTAGAAGTGGGGGGTGACGAGGGTCACCATAATCCCGcatttccccagggctggagaAAGGCCTGCGAGAGTGACGAATCTGGGGACGGAACCCGAGGCCCATCAGACGCAGAGAAAGGCATTTTGGCCAAGAAAAAGATCCGAGCTCCGGGGAGTTTGGAGGCTCCCGGGGACGGGGTGTGGGGGGGACGCTGGTATGTTCTTTCCTCGCTCAGATTTTGCAAACTTCAGTTGTCCAGGATGGGGACCGTCCCCGGGTGGCTCTCATTTCCGCCAACATTAGAGCCTTGGGACGATCGGGAAGGTCCGGGCACCTGGGAGCGAAGCCGAGCACCTCTTCTCTCCAGTGGGACCTCGGGAATGGCCCCTATCCTGGACCCCAAGG aagcTAGCCCCAATCGGGTCACTGTGAGTTGCAGTCTTGAGCTCCAGGACCCAGAGACGTGGCATTGTCGCCCGAGAACTGGAAAGAAACCTTCAAAACAAG CTTCTCCATATACACACCCCCAAAATGACCTACAAAAGGAACCGCAGCGCTGGCCGGCCGATGGGGCGCCTCCCCCAGCCGTTGG cTCGCTCGCATCAGGTTCTGGTTACCAGATCCGCGTTTACTTTGGAAAAAATCTAAGACGTCCACATCCGAGGATACAGACCTCAAGGCGGCGAGGAGCTTCccgtgatttaaaaaaaaagaaaacaatattcttAGGGCGCCTTTCTTTTAAAAGCCAGCGCCTAAAGTATGCCCGGGCGCCCCCACTTTAG